The region CGGATACAAAAGGGGAGATAAAACGATGAATACATTTGTAAGTGCGTTTACGTTTGATTCATTGGTCTGGGACTGGATCATTGCGATATACCTGTTTTTAACTGGGATGTCGGCGGGTATGGTACTCATTGCTATTCATTTGAAACGTAAGGTTATTGAAGGTCAAGCGTCTGCCAACGGTATTATCAAAGCAACAGCAATCTTAGCGCCATTAGGGATCATATCAGGCTTAACGATTTTGATTTTTCACTTAACGAAGCCTTTAGCATTTTGGAAGATCCTCGTTTACTTTAACCCAACCTCAGTCATGTCGATGGGTGTGATCTTATTCCAAGTTTATATGATTATTTTATTTACTTGGATCGCAATCATGTTTAAAGATGAGCTAGCGGTATTGCTACAGAAGCTGTTTAAAGGGCGTCTAGCTTTCGTTAATCCGATTGTAGACAAAATCGCTAAATTTGAGAATGCGTTAGAGCTATTTTTAGCACTGCTTGCTGTGATGCTAGCGGCTTATACTGGCTTTTTATTATCAGCATTGAAAACTTATCCGATGTTAAATAACCCCGTTCTACCTGTGCTGTTTATCTTCTCGAGTGTGTCTTCGGGTGCTGCGGCCTGCTTGTTAGTTGGTATTATTGGCTTCAAAGAGTCATTCCACAGCAAGAGTGTGCAATGGATCCACAGTATTGAACGCCCGGTTGTGGTATTCGAGCTGTTTGTACTGCTGACGTTTTTTACTGGCCTTATCTTTGGTGGTGGTCAGAATGAAGTAGCTGCAATGGCCGCAATTGGCGGTGGATTCTGGGCAACGTGGTTTTGGTATGGTGTCGTTGGTGCAGGCATGTTAGTGCCACTCGCACTTAACTTTTTTGTACCCACTCAAGCGCAACATAACAAAGCCTTTGTATTGTTAGTCACCTCATTAAGCCTTGTTGGTGTATTAATGCTGCGGACATTTATTTTGTACGCAGGCCAGATGACAGTTGTTTAGTTAAAAATTTAGTTAAAAGATTAGCTAACTGTAAGTTAAGAGAGTTCGTTTGGGCTCTCTTTGTTTTCTTTTATTACCAATGGATCCCTTTATGATCCCCGAAATTGCATTATTTTCACTTATTCTTGGTACGCTATGCGCTATTCTCGGTGCCGCTATTCCATTGTTTGGCATTGTGACGAAACGACCACAGCTAAGCCGTTACTCATGGTCATTAAGTTATGCTGCGTTTATCGCGGTGACTACCTCTATCTGCCTGCTTGCTTATAGCTTCACTGTCGATGACTTCTCTGTTAATTATATTGCCCAACATTCTAATTCTCAATTACCGGTATTTTTTAAGATCGCTGCC is a window of Moritella sp. Urea-trap-13 DNA encoding:
- the nrfD gene encoding cytochrome c nitrite reductase subunit NrfD, which produces MNTFVSAFTFDSLVWDWIIAIYLFLTGMSAGMVLIAIHLKRKVIEGQASANGIIKATAILAPLGIISGLTILIFHLTKPLAFWKILVYFNPTSVMSMGVILFQVYMIILFTWIAIMFKDELAVLLQKLFKGRLAFVNPIVDKIAKFENALELFLALLAVMLAAYTGFLLSALKTYPMLNNPVLPVLFIFSSVSSGAAACLLVGIIGFKESFHSKSVQWIHSIERPVVVFELFVLLTFFTGLIFGGGQNEVAAMAAIGGGFWATWFWYGVVGAGMLVPLALNFFVPTQAQHNKAFVLLVTSLSLVGVLMLRTFILYAGQMTVV